The Stenotrophomonas maltophilia sequence GGTTTCCATGCCGACCTCGCCGAGCGCACCGCGCGCTTGTGCGCCGGCCTGGAAGCGGCCGCCGCCGACGCGGGCGTGGCCGTGACCACCACCTGCGTGGGTGCGATGTTCGGGCTGTTCTTCACCAGTGAGAAGGTGGAGACCTATGCGCAGGCCACCGCCTGCGACATCCCGGCATTCAACCGCTTCTTCCACGCCATGCTGGACCAGGGCGTGTTCCTGGCACCGTCGGCGTACGAGGCCGGCTTCCTGTCCAGCGCGCACGACGATGCGGTGATCGAAGCGACGCTGGCCGCCGCCCGCGTGGCGTTCAAGGCCGCCAAGGGCTGATCGCAAAAAGGGGACGGAGGGGATTAAGTCGTTTGTGCACAAACGACTTAATCCCCTCCGTCCCCTTTTTTCAACCGAAGACGAACTTGCCCTTCATCATCGCGAAGTGGCCGGGGAACGAGCAGAAGAAGGTGTAGTCGCCGCCCTTCTGCAGGCCCTGGGTGGAGAAGCGCACGCGCGTGGTCTCGCCACCGCCGATCACCTTGGTGTGTGCCAGCACGCGCTTGTCAGCCTTCGGCAGGTAGCTGTCGGCCAGGGTCATGCGCATGCCCGCCATCGCCACCGGCTGGTAATCGGCACTGCGGGTCAGCACCCAGTTGTGGCCCATGGCAGTGGCGGCCAGCTTGCCGGTGTGACGCAGGGTCAGGTCCACGGCGGAGCAGTCGGCGGCGACCTTGATCTCGCGGCTGCTGAAGCTCATCTGGTCGGTGCTGTCGATGCTCACCGCGCACACCCGTGCCATCGCCGACGGCGCCAGCATCAGCGCGCCCAGTCCCACTGCCACCATCCAAGCCTTCATCGTTGCGTCTCCTGCAGGTTCAAGCGCCATTCTAGGCAGGCACCTGCAGCCGTGTCTGCGACCGTCTGTCGCACGCGTCCTCCAGGGTTTCCGCACATCGGCCACGATGGCATGCTCGGCCGATGCGGATCGATCTGTTGCTGCTGGATGTGGATGGCGTGCTGGTGCAGTACCAGCGCGCGCAGCGTGTGCTGCACCTGGCGCGGGCGCTGGGGGTTCCGACGCAGGCCGTGCAGGCTGCGCTGTACGACAGCGGGCTGGAAGCCGCGCATGACAATGGCGCGCTGGATGGCCCGGCCTATCTGGCGCGATTGGGGGAGCTGCTGGGCACGACTGTCGACGTGGCTACATGGACCGCGGCGCGACGGGCCGCCAGCCATCCGCAGCCAGCCGTATTGCAACGGCTGCAGGCCCTGCAGCTGCCGATGGCGGTGCTGACCAACAATGGCGCACTGATGAAGCAGGCCTTGCCTGCCCTGCTGCCGGAGCTGTTCCCTGCCCTGCTGGGTCGCGTGTTCTGCAGCGCCGATTTCGGCCTGCGCAAACCGGCACCGGAGGTGTTCCTGCGCACGCTGGAGATGCTCGATGCAGCGCCTGCACACACGCTGTTCGTCGATGACCTGTTCGCCAACGTGCGCGGTGCACGCGCCGCCGGCCTGCATGCGGAAACCGTGCGCGATGGCCGTGGACTGGGCAAGGTGTTGAAGCGTTACGCGGTGAGCTGATCGGGGTCAGAGCCCTCTCCGCAGGAGAGGGATCCGACCCCACTGCCATGGCTTCAGCGCGCTGCGATGAACGCAGCAATCGCCGCACGCAGGCGCTTGAGGCCTTCGGCCACTTCTTCGTCGGTGATGTTCAACGACGGCACGAAACGCAGCACGTCCGGGCCGGCCTGCAAGGTCAGCAGGCCCTGCTCGGCAGCGTGGTCGAGGATCGCGCCAGCCTGGCCGGCAAAGTCCTTGCTCAGCACTGCGCCCAGCATCAGGCCACGGCCACGCACGTCGCTGAACACGCCGAATTCTTCGTTGATGCGCGCGAAGCCATCGCGCAGCGCCTTCGACTGGCGGCTGACATTGGCGGCGATCTCCGCCGAGGCCAGCTTGCGCAGTGCCACGCGGGCCACCGCAGCAGCCAGCGGGTTGCCGCCGAAGGTGGTGCCATGCGCGCCGAACTGCATGGTCTCGGCCACCTTCGGGCCGGCCAGCATCGCGCCGATCGGGAAGCCGCCGCCGAGTGCCTTGGCCAGGGTGACCATGTCCGGCACCACGTCGTCCTGCCAATGCGCGAACAGGGTGCCGGTGCGGCCCATGCCGGCCTGGATCTCATCCAGCACCAGCAGCGCGTTGTGCTGGTCGCACAGCTCACGCACGCGCTTGAGGAAACCGGACTTGGCCGGCATCACGCCGCCCTCGCCCTGGATCGGCTCCAGCATCACCGCGGCGACGTCGCCGGCGGCCATCGCGGTTTCCAGCTGCACCTCATCGTTGAAATCGATGTAGCGGAAGCCACCGGGCAGCGGCTCGTAGCCTTCCTGGTACTTCGGCTGGGCAGTGGCGGTCACCGCACCCATGGTGCGGCCATGGAAGCTGCCACGGAAGGTGATGATCACCCGCTTGTCGGCCGGGCGCCCTTGGCTGGAGGCCCACTTGCGGACCATCTTGATCGCCACTTCGTTGGCTTCGGCGCCGGAGTTGCACAGGAACACGCGCTCGGCGAAGCGGCTGGCCTTCACCAGCTCCTCGGCCAGGTGCAGCGGCGGCGCGCTGTAGAACACGTTGCTGGTGTGCCAGAGCTTGCCGGCCTGCTCGACCAGCGCGGCCACCAGGTCCGGATCGTTGTGGCCCAGCCCGCACACGGCGATGCCGGCGGCCAGGTCGATGAACTCACGGCCCTGGCTGTCCCACACGCGGGCGCCCTGGCCTCGCTCCAGTACCACCTGGCGGGGCTTGTAGACCGGCAGGTAATAGTGCGAAAGGGAGATCAGCGGATCGGTAGCGGCGGTCATGGCAGTCGGCAGGGTTCAGGAATCCCCATTCTCGCGCCGGAACCCCTGCGGCACAATGCGCCCATGCGACCGTTTTCCGCCCCCCAGCTGAACCCCGCCACCGAGACCGGCTGGCGCCGTCGGTGGTTCGACATCATCTACCGCCACGACTCGCGACCCTCGCGCAATTTCGACCTGCTCCTGGTGGTGGCGATCGTCGCCAGCATCCTGGTGGTGATGATCGACAGCGTGCAGCACCTGCATGCCGAATGGTCCACCGGCCTGTACATCCTGGAATGGGGCTTCACGATCATCTTCACCGCCGAGTACCTGTTGCGGCTGGCGGTGGTCAAGCGCCCGCTGCGTTACGCGGTGAGCATCTGGGGCATCATCGACCTGCTGTCGATCCTGCCCGCCTACCTGTCGTTGTTCATCCCCGGCGCGCAGAGCCTGCTGGTGGTGCGCGCGCTGCGCATCCTGCGCGTGTTCCGCATCCTCAAGCTGACCCGCTACATCGAGGAAAGCGGCGTCCTGATGACGTCGCTGTGGCGCAGCCGGCGCAAGGTGCTGGTGTTCCTGTTCACGGTGATCACCATCACCATCATCGCCGGTGCGCTGATGTACGTGATCGAGGGCCCCGAACACGGCTTCACCAATATCCCGGCCAGCATGTACTGGGCGGTGGTGACCATGGCCACGGTCGGCTTCGGCGACATCGTGCCGCAGACCGTGCTCGGCCGCTTCGTCACCTCGGTACTGATCCTGATCGGCTACAGCATCATCGCCGTGCCCACCGGCATCTACACCGCCGAACTGGCCAGCACCATGCGCGAAGCCGAGCTGGCCGCGCGCCGTGATGCGCGCGGCTGCCCGCATTGCGGGCTGGAAGGCCACGAGCCGGATGCACGGCACTGCCGCAAGTGCGGCGGCGAACTGCCGGATGCGTTCAACCATTGAGGGGTTCGCCGGGCATGGCCCGGCGCTACCCGTGGGCGGTCACACGTGGATGCCCGCGCCTCAATCCAGGAACAGGTCCGGCAGCAACGGCCGCGACGGATCCACCGCGTAGCCCGAAAGATCGGTGACGCCGGCCTGCGCCAGCACTTCATCATCGATCAGGAACTGGCCATGGAAGCCGGCCGCTTCGCGCACCAGCACCGCATGCGCGGCGTCGGCCATGATCTGTGGCGTGCGGCAACCGGCCGCATCCACGCCCGGAATCATGTTGATCGCATCGGTGGCGATCACCGTGCGCGGCCACAGCGCGTTCACCGCCACACCCTGCGGACCGAACTCCGCAGCCAGGCCCAGGGTGACGAAGCTCATGCCCATCTTTGCCAGCGTGTAGCCGGTGTGCGGTGCCCACCACTTCGGCTCCAGGCTCGGTGGTGGTGCCAGGGTGAGGATGTGCGGGTTCGGCGCCTGCAGCAGGTACGGCAGGCAGGCCTGCGTGCACAGGAAGCTGCCGCGTGAGTTGACCTGCTGCATCAGGTCGAAACGCTTCATCGGCGTATCCAGCGTGCCGCGCAACCAGATCGCGCTGGCGTTGTTGATCAGGATGTCGATGCCACCGAAGGTATCGACCGTGGCGGCAACTGCGGCCTGTACCTGCTCTTCCTCGCGGATGTCACACTTCAGCGCCAGGCCCTGGCCGCCGGCCGCCGTTACCGCCTCGGCAGCGCTGTGGATGGTGCCCGGCAGCTTCGGATTCGGCACCGACGACTTGGCCGCGATGGCCACGTTGGCGCCGTCGCGCGCAGCACGCAGTGCGATGGCCAGGCCGATGCCACGCGAGGCACCGGTGATGAAAAGGGTTTTGCCCTGCAGACTGCCCACGTTCCACACTCCAGCGTATGCAATGAGCCGCTAGTATGCCGCGCCGACGCGGAGTTCACCCGGCCTTGACGATACTCGGGCCTCCAGACAACGCACGAGGTCCACGCCATGCGCCGTTCCCGCCTGTTGCTGCCTGCCCTGGGGCTTGTTCTGCTGACTGCCTGCCAGGGCCGTTCGCCGGAACCCGGCAAGGAGCCGCCCGCCGGTGACGCGCCCAGCGCGGAGAAGGCCGCCGCCGACGGAAAGATGCGCTGGAGCGAAGCCGTGGTCTGGGATGGCGATCTGAACGCATGCCGCCAGGGCGAGACTGCCGCCACCCGCGACTGCCTGCGCGATGCGATGCGTGCGGGGGGAGCAAGCGCCGAGGCGATCACGGCCGCCGAGCAACTGTCCAGCGCCGGGGAACTGGCGTATGTCACCGCTTGGCATGAGAACGAGGGGCTGGGCATTGCCACGGTCGAGTATCCCTTCCGCGCCAACACGAACGAAGGCACCCGCCTGGTCGACGCCGGCGGCAAGCGCATCGATGTGGACGCCGTGCAGCTGGACGACACACTGCGTGCCGACCCGGTCGTGCAGGAGCTGCTGAAAGCCAATCCGCAGGCCACGCCGTTCGCGCCTGCGCAGTCGGCCGGAGCGACACCGCTGGAGGGTGGCGGCATCCGCCTGCTGTACCGCACACCGCTGCGCGACTGCCACGCCTGCCCGGACGTGGGCCAGCTGCAGATCGCCTATGACTTCGATGCCAAGCGCAACTTCATCGGCCAGCAGGTGGTACCGGCAACGCCGTAGCCCGGAAACGCCGCGTGTCACCGGGCCACGCCCGGCGGACGCAGTGTCGCGTCACCGGTACGCCTGCACCTGCTTCTGCAGCAGATGCGGCACGATCAACCTGTGCACGGGCGCGACCGGCAGCATGTAGAGGCGCCCGAACGCGTTGTGCGTGTGCACCACCGTCGCCACTTCCAGCACGTCGCCCTGCCATTGCAGGGCCAGCTGTACGCGCAGGTGGCGATCATCGTCTTCCAGCACGATGGCATCGTCATCCAGCGACTGCAGGGTGAAGATGCCCAGCCGCTGGCCGGGAGCCGGATCGACAGTGTCCTGCACCGCCCGCAACGAACCCAGATGTTTCATGCCCAGCAGGCGCATGCCGTGGTTGCGCAGTGCCATCAGGCCATCGAACCAGCCGGGAATGGTCGCCGCCATGTCGCGGTAGGCCTGCAGTGCGGTACGCCCGTCGCGCCGGGTGGTGGCCTGGCAGGCGTGCACGAACTCCGCACCGGGCAGCTGAGCAAGCAGCACGCTGCCCGCGCTGGGCGGGGCGCTCATCACCTGCGATGCACTCACGGCTTCGATCCCTGCCCCTCGTTGTCTTCCCAGTGCAGGATGCGGCGGGTGATGAAGCGGTAGACCGGCTTGCCGGTGGCGAACCACAGCTCGCGCACCCACGAGGTACGCTTGAGCACGCGCTTTTCCACCGGAGTGAGCGATTCACGGCAGTACATGCGCTTGTGCTTGAGCAGGTGGCGCAGGTCCTCGCGGGCCAGCAGCCGCATCCAGCGAGAGCGCGGGTTGCCGATCACCGCCAGCTGGAAGTCGATCAGCGCCGGGCGGCCATCCTCGGTGACCAGCCAGTTGGCCTCCTTGGCCAGATCGTTGTGGGCCACGCCACGGCGGTGCAGCTGCTGCAGCAGGCGCCGTGCGGAACGGAACCAGGCCAGGTCGCCGCGCGGCGGACGCTGGTACATGGCATCGCCGGCCATGAAGCTGCGGTCGAGGTGGCGGCCATCCCAGGCCAGCAGCTGCGGCACATCGGCCATGCCATGGATATGGCGCAGCGCGCGCGCCTCGCGACGTGCAAGCCACCACGCGGGCAACCGCAGCCACAGCGGCGTGGCGCCCAGATCGCGGCGTACGAACCGGCCGTCGGGCCCTTCAACCAGAAGGATCTGACCGAAACTGTCGGCCTTCAAAGCATGGTGGGGAGCGTCTGGCATATGCGGCATGCCCCCATTCTAGGCGATGGCGCCGGTTGCAAACGGTCACGAAGCGGCTGGGAACCAGTCACCTTCACGCCCCTATAATCGGGCAATGGACTCTTCATGGATCGACGCCACCCTCGCGTGGATTGCCGCTCACCCCGTGCTGGCGGGTGCCGTTATCTTCCTCATCGCCTTCTGCGATGCGGCGATCATTCTCGGCGCCATCGTGCCGGCCCTGCCGCTGCTGTTCGCGGTGGGCGTGTTCATTGGCCTGGGCCAGATCTCCGGGCCGTACGCGGTGGCGGCTGCGGCATTGGGTGCGTTTGCCGGCGATGGCATCAGCTACTGGATCGGCCGTCGCTGGGGCGATCGACTGCGCGGCATCTGGCCGTTCAGCCGCTATCCGCAGCTGCTCGACCGTGGCGAGAACCTGTTCCGCCGCAATGCATTCAAGAGCATCCTGGTGGCGCGCTACGTTGGCGCGATCCGCCCATTCGTGCCGGCCATCGCCGGCATGATGAAGATGCCCGCCAGCCGCTATGTGCAGGCCAGCGGCATCGCCAGCATTTCCTGGGCAGTGCTGTTCCTGGCCCCCGGCTGGATCCTCGGCGAAGCGTATGACGCGGTGGCTGCCGTGGCCGGTCGACTGGTGGTGGTGGTCGGCCTGCTCGCGGTGATCCTTGGCCTGGTCTGGGCCATCGTGCTGTACGGCTACCGCTGGTCGGCCGCACGCATGGACAACTGGCTGGCACGCCTGCTGGACTGGTCCAACCGCCACCCGACGCTGGGCCGCTACACCGTCGGCGTGCTGGACCCGAAGCGCCGCGAATCGGTGCCGCTGGCGATGCTGGCGTTGATGCTGCTCTTGCTGGGCTGGGGCTGGTTCGCGCTGCTGACCGTGGTAGTCGCACACGGCGAGCCGCTGGCCATCGACCTGCTGGTGCACCAGGCCATGCTGGCGCTGCGTAATCCTCTGGCCGACTACCCGATGGCGGCCCTGGCCTCGCTCGGCGCCTGGCAGGTGCTGTTGCCGGCCACGGCCGCGGCGATGGGCTACCTGATCTGGCGCCGGCGCTGGATGGCCGCCGCGCACTGGTTGGCGGCCCTGGCCTTCGGCCTGGCGTTGACCATGCTGCTCGGCGCCACCGTGGATGTGGTGCGGCCGGTCGATGCCAGCAGTGGCTTCGGCTTCCCGTCGGTGTCGGTGACCATGGCCACCATCACCTTCGGCTTCTTCGCGGTGCTGATCGCACGCGAGATGCCCGGCCGCACCCGCGTCTGGCCGTACCTGGTCTCGGGCATCGTGGTCAGCCTGATCGGCTTCTCGCGCCTGTACCTGGGCGCGCATTGGCTGAGCGACGTGATCGGCGGCATGCTGTTCGGCACGTTCTGGCTGCTGGTACTGGGCATCGCCTACCGCCGCCGCTTCAACCGCTCGTTCTGGGTGAAGCCGGTCGCCTGGCTGTTCTACGGCGTCTTCGCCGTGGCGGCGATGTGGTACGCGCCACGCCACATTCCGGTGAAGCTGGAACGCTTCGAACCGACCCTGCCGG is a genomic window containing:
- a CDS encoding acetylornithine transaminase, with the translated sequence MTAATDPLISLSHYYLPVYKPRQVVLERGQGARVWDSQGREFIDLAAGIAVCGLGHNDPDLVAALVEQAGKLWHTSNVFYSAPPLHLAEELVKASRFAERVFLCNSGAEANEVAIKMVRKWASSQGRPADKRVIITFRGSFHGRTMGAVTATAQPKYQEGYEPLPGGFRYIDFNDEVQLETAMAAGDVAAVMLEPIQGEGGVMPAKSGFLKRVRELCDQHNALLVLDEIQAGMGRTGTLFAHWQDDVVPDMVTLAKALGGGFPIGAMLAGPKVAETMQFGAHGTTFGGNPLAAAVARVALRKLASAEIAANVSRQSKALRDGFARINEEFGVFSDVRGRGLMLGAVLSKDFAGQAGAILDHAAEQGLLTLQAGPDVLRFVPSLNITDEEVAEGLKRLRAAIAAFIAAR
- the azu gene encoding azurin, whose product is MKAWMVAVGLGALMLAPSAMARVCAVSIDSTDQMSFSSREIKVAADCSAVDLTLRHTGKLAATAMGHNWVLTRSADYQPVAMAGMRMTLADSYLPKADKRVLAHTKVIGGGETTRVRFSTQGLQKGGDYTFFCSFPGHFAMMKGKFVFG
- a CDS encoding serine/threonine-protein kinase is translated as MPHMPDAPHHALKADSFGQILLVEGPDGRFVRRDLGATPLWLRLPAWWLARREARALRHIHGMADVPQLLAWDGRHLDRSFMAGDAMYQRPPRGDLAWFRSARRLLQQLHRRGVAHNDLAKEANWLVTEDGRPALIDFQLAVIGNPRSRWMRLLAREDLRHLLKHKRMYCRESLTPVEKRVLKRTSWVRELWFATGKPVYRFITRRILHWEDNEGQGSKP
- a CDS encoding HAD-IA family hydrolase, encoding MRIDLLLLDVDGVLVQYQRAQRVLHLARALGVPTQAVQAALYDSGLEAAHDNGALDGPAYLARLGELLGTTVDVATWTAARRAASHPQPAVLQRLQALQLPMAVLTNNGALMKQALPALLPELFPALLGRVFCSADFGLRKPAPEVFLRTLEMLDAAPAHTLFVDDLFANVRGARAAGLHAETVRDGRGLGKVLKRYAVS
- a CDS encoding SDR family oxidoreductase; the encoded protein is MGSLQGKTLFITGASRGIGLAIALRAARDGANVAIAAKSSVPNPKLPGTIHSAAEAVTAAGGQGLALKCDIREEEQVQAAVAATVDTFGGIDILINNASAIWLRGTLDTPMKRFDLMQQVNSRGSFLCTQACLPYLLQAPNPHILTLAPPPSLEPKWWAPHTGYTLAKMGMSFVTLGLAAEFGPQGVAVNALWPRTVIATDAINMIPGVDAAGCRTPQIMADAAHAVLVREAAGFHGQFLIDDEVLAQAGVTDLSGYAVDPSRPLLPDLFLD
- a CDS encoding bifunctional DedA family/phosphatase PAP2 family protein encodes the protein MDSSWIDATLAWIAAHPVLAGAVIFLIAFCDAAIILGAIVPALPLLFAVGVFIGLGQISGPYAVAAAALGAFAGDGISYWIGRRWGDRLRGIWPFSRYPQLLDRGENLFRRNAFKSILVARYVGAIRPFVPAIAGMMKMPASRYVQASGIASISWAVLFLAPGWILGEAYDAVAAVAGRLVVVVGLLAVILGLVWAIVLYGYRWSAARMDNWLARLLDWSNRHPTLGRYTVGVLDPKRRESVPLAMLALMLLLLGWGWFALLTVVVAHGEPLAIDLLVHQAMLALRNPLADYPMAALASLGAWQVLLPATAAAMGYLIWRRRWMAAAHWLAALAFGLALTMLLGATVDVVRPVDASSGFGFPSVSVTMATITFGFFAVLIAREMPGRTRVWPYLVSGIVVSLIGFSRLYLGAHWLSDVIGGMLFGTFWLLVLGIAYRRRFNRSFWVKPVAWLFYGVFAVAAMWYAPRHIPVKLERFEPTLPAPQAMDMQAWWQHDWAQLPARRNEFDDDQRWPLDVQVAGPLAPLQAQLEARGWKRQEQAGWQQALLMLDKNTGADELPVLPATLDTRVEALLMVRQGAKPDERYVLRLWPAPAQLQPGNTPLWLGSAQTLRYERHFEWIGMWHPLRGVDPALNAVKEAVQDLPQREDVHSETGLPVLRLKTQP
- a CDS encoding ion transporter, whose amino-acid sequence is MRPFSAPQLNPATETGWRRRWFDIIYRHDSRPSRNFDLLLVVAIVASILVVMIDSVQHLHAEWSTGLYILEWGFTIIFTAEYLLRLAVVKRPLRYAVSIWGIIDLLSILPAYLSLFIPGAQSLLVVRALRILRVFRILKLTRYIEESGVLMTSLWRSRRKVLVFLFTVITITIIAGALMYVIEGPEHGFTNIPASMYWAVVTMATVGFGDIVPQTVLGRFVTSVLILIGYSIIAVPTGIYTAELASTMREAELAARRDARGCPHCGLEGHEPDARHCRKCGGELPDAFNH
- a CDS encoding DUF2867 domain-containing protein; this encodes MSAPPSAGSVLLAQLPGAEFVHACQATTRRDGRTALQAYRDMAATIPGWFDGLMALRNHGMRLLGMKHLGSLRAVQDTVDPAPGQRLGIFTLQSLDDDAIVLEDDDRHLRVQLALQWQGDVLEVATVVHTHNAFGRLYMLPVAPVHRLIVPHLLQKQVQAYR